A portion of the Chlamydia avium 10DC88 genome contains these proteins:
- a CDS encoding class I SAM-dependent methyltransferase — protein sequence MPKYFYNKKSLPIKKKNGQSTSWEPIAKDYHKIVQYEGHFYHREVILPRLLPILSLNQHSSLVDIGCGQGILERAIPKDCGYLGIDISPSLVAIATKLRKSKSHRFIVQDLTKKLDTCSEFHTFSSAVAILSLQNMASPDKAVQNTARLLKSQGRFFLVLNHPCFRIPRCSSWHYDENKKLMSRKIDRYLSHMKIPILTHPGKKQSETSLSFHFPLSYWVQVLSACGFVIEHMEEWVSPKKSLGSREKAENLCREEFPLFLMISCIKIDNE from the coding sequence ATGCCTAAGTATTTCTATAATAAAAAATCGCTACCTATTAAGAAAAAAAATGGGCAATCAACTTCTTGGGAGCCCATAGCCAAGGATTATCATAAAATAGTCCAATATGAGGGGCACTTCTATCATAGAGAAGTCATTTTGCCTCGTCTTCTTCCTATATTATCTTTAAATCAACACAGCTCTCTGGTAGACATTGGGTGTGGGCAAGGAATTTTAGAAAGAGCAATTCCTAAGGACTGTGGCTATTTAGGAATTGACATTTCTCCAAGTTTAGTGGCTATTGCAACTAAACTTAGGAAATCTAAAAGTCATCGCTTTATTGTCCAAGATCTCACAAAGAAGTTAGATACTTGTTCTGAATTCCATACGTTTTCTTCTGCAGTGGCTATTCTTTCTTTGCAGAATATGGCGTCTCCGGACAAGGCAGTTCAAAATACAGCTCGACTTCTTAAATCTCAGGGACGCTTCTTCTTAGTATTGAATCATCCTTGTTTTCGGATACCTCGATGCTCTTCATGGCATTATGATGAAAATAAAAAATTAATGTCGCGCAAGATCGACCGCTATTTATCTCATATGAAAATCCCTATCCTAACTCATCCTGGTAAAAAGCAGTCTGAAACTTCTCTTTCCTTTCATTTTCCTTTAAGTTACTGGGTACAAGTTTTATCTGCATGTGGGTTTGTGATTGAGCATATGGAAGAATGGGTGTCCCCTAAAAAATCTTTAGGAAGCCGAGAAAAAGCAGAAAATCTTTGTCGTGAAGAATTTCCGTTATTTCTCATGATTTCATGTATCAAAATTGATAATGAATAA
- a CDS encoding YihY/virulence factor BrkB family protein, with protein MIKKKQNSSFRNNHILKSFLLAPKLLFRNEVAKEACVLSYYGLFGCIPILVFFLRLSQSLFLDLDWQKWLLVKFPDYKEPILAIVDVAHRSTTNHVGLVLVGSFFVFCWAGILMLLSLEDSLNKIFRMGWTPISIRRLISYLVITLISPMLFIIISGFWVCITQIIPTQYSRLFSINYFMTIVYFLSVCIPYLCIYLVLFFCYAFLPRVSVKKTAACIAALTAGTLWIIFQKIFFCLQFYLFNYSFTYGALVALPSFLLLLYFYACLYLFGGTLTFLIQNKGYSFVFSTDKYLPNCYTKLLISTYILAVVSGNFDKGYPSPTLESLAKDSKVPIGEISQCLEILENEGLVLSYKNTYKPSLYISEMTIKDIIEKLLHVHQLNSARAEVALSLVQMNFQGMLDQSEHSIYNLTLKDIARQL; from the coding sequence ATTATCAAAAAAAAACAAAATTCGAGTTTTCGAAATAATCATATTCTTAAGTCTTTTTTACTTGCACCCAAGCTTTTATTCAGAAATGAAGTAGCTAAAGAAGCCTGTGTTTTAAGTTATTATGGGTTATTTGGGTGTATTCCCATACTGGTATTTTTCTTAAGGTTATCACAATCTTTATTCTTAGATTTAGATTGGCAGAAGTGGCTGTTAGTTAAATTCCCTGATTATAAAGAACCTATTTTAGCAATTGTTGATGTTGCTCATCGTTCCACAACAAATCATGTAGGTTTGGTCCTCGTTGGAAGTTTTTTCGTTTTTTGTTGGGCTGGGATTCTTATGTTACTATCTTTAGAGGATAGCTTAAATAAGATTTTTAGAATGGGATGGACACCTATATCTATCCGTAGGCTTATTTCTTACCTAGTAATCACACTAATTAGTCCGATGCTGTTCATTATTATTTCTGGTTTTTGGGTGTGTATTACGCAAATCATTCCTACACAATATTCTCGACTATTTTCTATTAACTATTTCATGACTATTGTGTATTTCTTATCTGTGTGTATTCCCTATTTATGCATTTATTTGGTTTTGTTTTTTTGTTATGCCTTCTTACCAAGAGTTTCTGTGAAAAAAACAGCAGCATGTATTGCTGCCTTGACAGCAGGAACTTTATGGATAATTTTTCAGAAAATTTTCTTTTGCTTACAGTTTTACCTATTTAATTATAGTTTCACTTACGGAGCTTTAGTTGCTCTACCCTCATTTCTACTACTTCTTTATTTTTATGCTTGTCTTTATTTGTTTGGAGGGACTTTAACTTTTCTAATTCAAAATAAGGGATATAGCTTTGTGTTTTCTACAGATAAGTATCTGCCTAATTGTTATACAAAGCTATTAATCAGTACTTACATTCTTGCCGTAGTATCAGGAAATTTTGATAAAGGATATCCCTCACCTACTCTGGAAAGCCTAGCGAAAGATTCTAAAGTTCCTATTGGTGAAATTTCTCAATGCTTGGAGATTCTAGAAAATGAAGGTCTAGTTTTATCTTATAAAAATACATATAAGCCATCTCTTTATATTTCAGAGATGACAATTAAGGATATCATTGAAAAATTGCTGCACGTACATCAATTGAATTCAGCTAGAGCAGAGGTCGCGTTAAGTTTAGTGCAAATGAACTTTCAAGGGATGTTAGATCAATCGGAACATAGTATTTATAATTTAACCCTTAAAGATATTGCTAGGCAGCTATGA